Proteins found in one Gordonia sp. PDNC005 genomic segment:
- a CDS encoding extracellular solute-binding protein: MRTKMGVACVAAAAAVTPLLAACGSDYEAGVINIYAPADGFDFISEVAATCSADSGGEYRIEPHMLPKEADMQRLQLARRLAGNDSGIDLMAMDVVWTAEFADAGWAVPVPEEMTADIRDSNLAGPLATAEWKGESDSDKRLYALPIWANTQLLWFRPDVMKDTFGAKRKAPTTWQGMLDDAAEIGANGGPTQILLQAKQYEGLMVWFNSLVQSAGGQILDPNDPTKVTLTDTPEHRAATVKALTTMRDVATAKGSDPSISNSDEGTARTGMEAGDGAFEINWPFVFAGIRENGSKGEAKIMGDTITQFADIIAATSDDPTKPDIEKVNNVVRKRFDFAAFPGIEKGLTAKATPGGLNIAVASTSKQQDLAFKAAGCLTSEDAQKIYAIRGGTPPTLSSLYDDPDFKIAYPMGELIRKQLDEGAAPRPATPRYQDMSTAITATLSPVGQWDPESKADELAKVAQTAIDGEGIVP, translated from the coding sequence ATGCGAACCAAGATGGGGGTCGCGTGTGTCGCGGCCGCCGCAGCGGTGACGCCGTTGCTCGCCGCGTGCGGCTCCGACTACGAAGCCGGCGTCATCAACATCTACGCTCCGGCCGACGGCTTCGACTTCATCAGTGAAGTGGCGGCCACGTGCAGCGCCGACTCGGGCGGCGAGTACCGCATCGAGCCGCACATGCTGCCAAAGGAAGCGGACATGCAGCGCCTCCAGCTGGCGCGACGACTCGCGGGCAACGACTCGGGAATCGACCTGATGGCGATGGACGTCGTGTGGACCGCAGAGTTCGCCGACGCGGGGTGGGCGGTTCCCGTGCCCGAGGAGATGACGGCCGACATCCGCGACAGCAACCTCGCCGGACCGCTCGCCACCGCGGAGTGGAAGGGTGAGTCTGATTCCGACAAGCGGCTGTATGCGCTTCCGATCTGGGCCAACACTCAACTTCTGTGGTTCCGGCCCGACGTCATGAAGGACACCTTCGGCGCCAAGCGGAAAGCCCCGACCACGTGGCAGGGCATGCTCGACGACGCGGCCGAGATCGGCGCGAACGGCGGACCGACCCAGATCCTTCTGCAGGCCAAGCAATACGAGGGTCTGATGGTGTGGTTCAACTCGCTGGTCCAGTCGGCCGGCGGACAGATCCTCGACCCGAACGACCCGACGAAGGTCACGCTCACCGACACTCCGGAGCACCGAGCCGCGACGGTCAAAGCGCTCACCACGATGCGTGACGTCGCCACCGCTAAGGGCTCCGACCCGTCGATCTCGAACTCGGACGAGGGCACGGCGCGCACCGGCATGGAGGCCGGCGACGGAGCCTTCGAGATCAACTGGCCGTTCGTCTTCGCAGGCATCCGCGAGAACGGAAGCAAGGGTGAGGCCAAGATCATGGGCGACACGATCACTCAGTTCGCCGACATCATCGCCGCGACCTCGGACGACCCGACCAAGCCGGACATCGAGAAGGTCAACAACGTCGTCCGCAAGCGGTTCGACTTCGCCGCGTTCCCGGGCATCGAGAAGGGGCTGACTGCTAAGGCCACACCCGGCGGTCTGAACATCGCCGTAGCGTCGACGTCGAAGCAGCAGGACCTCGCGTTCAAGGCTGCAGGCTGCCTGACTTCGGAGGACGCGCAGAAGATCTACGCCATCCGAGGCGGGACTCCGCCGACTCTGTCGTCCCTGTACGACGATCCGGACTTCAAGATCGCGTACCCGATGGGCGAACTGATCCGAAAGCAACTCGACGAGGGCGCCGCACCGCGTCCGGCGACGCCGCGCTACCAGGACATGTCGACCGCCATTACCGCGACTCTCAGCCCGGTGGGCCAGTGGGATCCCGAGAGCAAGGCCGATGAGCTGGCGAAGGTCGCTCAGACCGCCATCGACGGAGAGGGGATCGTCCCGTGA
- a CDS encoding ABC transporter permease subunit, translating into MTDDDNTHGQNAGGLTPHGDGPDMTPGRHARPEDRVPERPVEQTGPIPTVHSDEWVAPGEPPVESAQTHTVTPTPREPSSDALPPMEVRQSPDSFGYTPASREPQSTPEPDSGTLAPEPRPSEPLLKTETPAPALERPAAFAPAPERHRAPVPAGGSMSMSDILDEHPGPSAPVATATATKVKTKATGRRSSERRLALILAGPAALVMLIVTGYPIVYSFWLSLTSANLREPGNEKFVGLDNYSTVLSSNYWWTALWVTLYITVISVIIEFVLGMAIALVMHRAMFGRGLVRTVVLVPYGIVTVAAAISWKYAWTPGTGYLVNLLPDGSTPLTEQWSALSVIILAEVWKTTPFMALLLLAGLALVPDDLLKAAQMDGAGPWTRLIKVILPLMKPAILVALLFRTLDAFRVFDNIYVLTSGNHETGSVSMLGYNNLFKAFNLGIGSAISVLIFLCVALIAVVFIKGFGASAPGSDDEGR; encoded by the coding sequence GTGACCGACGACGACAACACTCACGGCCAGAACGCGGGCGGTCTGACACCGCACGGTGACGGCCCGGACATGACGCCGGGTCGTCATGCCAGGCCCGAGGACCGCGTTCCGGAGCGACCAGTCGAACAGACCGGTCCCATTCCCACAGTTCACTCAGACGAGTGGGTTGCACCCGGGGAACCACCGGTGGAATCGGCCCAGACGCACACCGTCACTCCGACTCCGCGAGAGCCCTCGAGCGATGCTTTGCCCCCGATGGAGGTTCGGCAGTCGCCTGACTCCTTCGGGTACACACCCGCATCGCGGGAACCGCAGTCGACGCCCGAACCCGACTCCGGCACCCTGGCTCCGGAGCCCCGTCCGAGCGAGCCCCTGCTGAAGACAGAGACGCCGGCGCCCGCGCTCGAGAGGCCCGCGGCCTTCGCGCCGGCACCCGAGCGGCACCGCGCTCCGGTGCCTGCAGGGGGATCGATGTCGATGTCGGACATCCTCGACGAGCATCCCGGCCCGTCGGCGCCGGTCGCCACGGCCACGGCGACCAAGGTCAAGACCAAAGCGACTGGTCGTCGTTCGTCAGAGCGTCGCCTCGCGCTGATCCTCGCCGGACCGGCCGCGCTGGTCATGCTGATCGTGACCGGATACCCGATCGTCTACTCGTTCTGGCTGTCGTTGACGTCGGCGAACCTGCGTGAGCCCGGCAACGAGAAGTTCGTCGGTCTCGACAACTACTCGACTGTCCTGAGCAGCAACTACTGGTGGACCGCACTCTGGGTGACGCTCTACATCACGGTCATCTCAGTGATCATCGAGTTTGTCCTCGGCATGGCGATCGCCCTGGTGATGCACCGCGCGATGTTCGGCAGGGGACTGGTCCGTACCGTGGTCCTGGTTCCGTACGGCATCGTCACCGTGGCCGCCGCGATCTCGTGGAAGTACGCGTGGACGCCCGGCACGGGCTACCTCGTGAACTTGCTGCCGGACGGATCGACTCCGCTCACCGAGCAGTGGTCGGCGCTGTCGGTGATCATCCTCGCCGAAGTATGGAAGACGACGCCGTTCATGGCGCTGCTGCTCCTCGCGGGTCTGGCGCTGGTGCCCGACGACCTGCTCAAGGCCGCACAGATGGACGGTGCCGGCCCGTGGACCAGGCTGATCAAGGTGATCCTGCCTCTGATGAAGCCCGCGATCCTGGTGGCGCTGTTGTTCCGCACGCTCGACGCGTTCCGCGTGTTCGACAACATATACGTGCTGACGTCGGGCAATCACGAGACCGGTTCGGTGTCGATGCTCGGCTACAACAACTTGTTCAAAGCGTTCAATCTCGGCATCGGGTCGGCGATCAGCGTGCTGATCTTCCTGTGCGTCGCACTGATCGCTGTTGTGTTCATCAAGGGGTTCGGCGCTTCGGCCCCGGGTTCCGACGACGAGGGGAGGTAG